The following proteins are co-located in the Apium graveolens cultivar Ventura chromosome 5, ASM990537v1, whole genome shotgun sequence genome:
- the LOC141723408 gene encoding uncharacterized protein LOC141723408 isoform X1: MPFFLLLFFLLHSVTGKPLPEYKALLSLKSSISDDPQASLSSWNISTSHCTWSGVTCDSRRHVISLDISNFNLTGTLSSDIGYLKNLVNLTVAANQLSGPIPTNISLLTNLKLLNLSNNVFNDSFPTQICKTLQFLEILDLYNNNLTGDLPVDVYLLSNLRHLHLGGNFFSGTIPPEYGQFPFLEYLAVSGNELTGAITPEIGNISTLQHLYIGYYNNYSGGLPPEIGNLSKLIRFDAANCGLSGEVPPEIGRLQNLDTLFLQVNELSGSLTAELGGLKNLKSMDLSNNMFTGEIPATFSNLKNLTLLNLFRNKLHGSIPDFIGELPELEVLQLWENNFTGSIPQSLGKNSRLQILDLSSNKLTGTLPPLMCSGNKLETLITLGNFLFGPIPESLGECESLSRIRMGENYLNGSIPKGLLSLPQLSQVELQDNLLSGGFPETNSISASLGQISLSNNHLTGALPASIGNFSGVQKLLLDGNRFSGQIPAEIGKLQQLSKIDLSHNTFSGEIAKEISQCGLLTFVDLSRNELSGQIPTEITGMRILNYLNLSRNHLVGSIPAPIATMQSLTSVDFSYNNLSGLVPGTGQFSYFNYTSFLGNPKLCGPYLGPCKDIAANGTHQPHFKGPLSASMKLLLVIGLLVCSIAFAVAAIIKARSLKKASDARAWKLTAFQRLDFTCDDVLDSLKEDNIIGKGGAGIVYKGVMPNNEPVAVKRLPVMSRGSSHDHGFNAEIKTLGRIRHRHIVRLLGFCSNHETNLLVYEYMPNGSLGEMLHGKKGGHLHWDNRYKIAIESAKGLCYLHHDCSPLILHRDVKSNNILLDSNFEAHVADFGLAKFLQDSGTSECMSAIAGSYGYIAPEYAYTLKVDEKSDVYSFGVVLLELVSGKKPVGEFGDGVDIVQWVRMMTNGNKEGVLEILDKRLPTVPIHEVMHVFYVAMLCVEEQAVERPTMREVVQILTELPKPPNSKQGDANITDSPPPAAALETLKDTKDQPQLPPQSPPSDLLSI, from the exons ATGCCATTCTTTCTCCTCCTCTTCTTCCTCCTCCACTCCGTCACCGGAAAGCCACTACCGGAATACAAAGCACTTCTCTCTCTAAAATCATCCATTTCAGACGACCCACAAGCCTCTCTCTCATCCTGGAATATCTCCACTTCTCACTGCACTTGGTCTGGCGTCACTTGTGACTCTCGTCGCCACGTCATCTCTCTAGACATTTCCAACTTTAATCTAACAGGAACTCTATCTTCCGACATAGGTTATCTCAAAAACCTAGTTAATCTCACCGTCGCCGCCAACCAACTCTCCGGTCCCATCCCGACAAACATTTCGCTTCTTACAAATCTTAAACTACTTAATCTCTCTAACAACGTGTTTAATGACTCGTTTCCGACACAGATTTGTAAAACTCTACAGTTTCTTGAGATTCTCGACTTGTATAACAACAACTTAACTGGTGATCTCCCAGTTGATGTTTACTTACTGTCTAATCTCCGACATCTACATCTCGGTGGAAACTTCTTTTCCGGCACAATCCCGCCGGAATACGGCCAGTTTCCGTTTCTCGAATACTTAGCCGTCTCGGGAAATGAGCTCACCGGAGCTATCACGCCGGAAATCGGAAACATTTCCACGCTCCAACATCTTTACATCGGCTACTACAACAACTATTCCGGTGGTTTGCCGCCGGAAATCGGAAACTTGTCAAAACTCATCAGATTCGATGCAGCAAACTGTGGACTTTCCGGCGAAGTACCTCCGGAGATCGGAAGGCTTCAGAACTTAGACACATTGTTTCTTCAAGTTAACGAGCTTTCGGGCAGTTTAACAGCTGAGCTTGGTGGCCTTAAAAATCTCAAGTCCATGGATCTATCGAATAATATGTTTACTGGTGAAATACCAGCCACATTTTCGAATTTGAAGAACTTGACGCTGTTGAATTTGTTTCGAAACAAGCTTCACGGTTCGATTCCGGATTTTATCGGAGAGTTACCTGAACTAGAAGTTTTACAGTTGTGGGAGAATAATTTTACTGGAAGTATACCACAGAGTTTGGGGAAGAATTCGAGACTTCAAATTCTCGATTTGTCTTCGAATAAATTGACTGGAACACTTCCACCATTGATGTGTTCTGGTAATAAGTTGGAGACATTGATTACTCTTGGTAACTTCTTGTTTGGGCCTATTCCGGAATCACTGGGTGAATGCGAGTCGTTGAGTAGGATTAGAATGGGTGAGAATTACCTCAATGGTTCTATTCCGAAAGGGCTTTTGAGTTTGCCTCAGCTTTCGCAAGTTGAGCTTCAGGACAATCTTTTGTCTGGTGGATTTCCGGAGACTAATTCCATTTCGGCTAGTCTTGGACAGATTAGCTTGTCGAATAATCATCTCACTGGAGCTTTACCGGCTAGTATTGGTAATTTTTCTGGGGTTCAGAAGCTTTTGTTGGATGGTAACAGGTTTTCGGGTCAGATTCCTGCTGAGATTGGGAAGCTGCAGCAGTtatccaagattgatttgagtCATAATACTTTCTCGGGAGAGATTGCGAAAGAGATCAGTCAATGTGGTTTATTGACATTTGTTGATCTGAGTAGGAACGAGCTTTCCGGACAGATTCCAACTGAGATTACAGGTATGAGGATACTTAACTACTTGAATTTGTCGAGAAATCATTTAGTAGGAAGTATTCCAGCACCTATAGCTACAATGCAGAGCTTAACCTCAGTTGATTTTTCATATAATAATCTCTCTGGTTTAGTTCCTGGTACTGGTCAGTTTAGCTACTTTAATTACACTTCGTTTCTTGGTAATCCTAAGCTTTGTGGCCCTTATTTGGGACCTTGCAAAGATATAGCTGCTAATGGCACACATCAGCCTCATTTCAAGGGGCCACTCTCGGCTTCTATGAAGCTTTTACTTGTTATTGGACTACTTGTTTGCTCTATTGCATTCGCTGTTGCAGCTATTATTAAGGCCAGATCATTAAAGAAAGCAAGTGATGCTCGTGCATGGAAGCTTACTGCTTTCCAACGCTTGGACTTCACATGTGATGATGTTCTTGATAGCTTAAAGGAGGATAACATCATAGGGAAAGGAGGTGCTGGTATTGTTTACAAGGGGGTTATGCCAAACAATGAACCTGTTGCAGTGAAAAGGTTGCCTGTGATGAGTCGTGGATCTTCCCATGATCATGGTTTTAATGCTGAGATAAAAACTCTTGGGAGGATTAGGCACAGGCACATTGTTAGGTTGTTGGGTTTCTGTTCtaaccatgagactaatctatTGGTCTATGAGTATATGCCTAATGGCAGTCTGGGGGAGATGCTCCATGGCAAGAAAGGGGGGCATTTACATTGGGATAATAGGTACAAGATTGCAATAGAGTCTGCAAAGGGACTGTGTTATCTTCACCATGATTGCTCACCATTAATTCTGCACCGTGATGTGAAATCAAACAACATCCTTCTGGACTCAAACTTTGAAGCTCATGTAGCTGATTTTGGGCTTGCCAAATTCTTGCAAGATTCGGGGACCTCAGAGTGCATGTCTGCTATTGCCGGTTCATATGGATACATCGCGCCAG AATATGCCTACACACTCAAGGTTGACGAGAAGAGTGATGTTTACAGCTTTGGTGTAGTTCTTTTAGAACTTGTTAGTGGCAAAAAACCAGTTGGGGAGTTCGGAGATGGTGTTGACATTGTCCAATGGGTTAGAATGATGACCAACGGAAACAAGGAAGGAGTGCTGGAGATCCTAGACAAGAGACTTCCCACAGTTCCCATTCATGAAGTGATGCATGTATTCTACGTAGCAATGCTGTGTGTTGAAGAGCAGGCTGTGGAACGTCCAACAATGCGCGAAGTAGTTCAAATTCTAACAGAGCTCCCAAAGCCACCTAACTCAAAACAGGGAGATGCAAACATCACCGACTCTCCCCCTCCAGCAGCTGCCTTGGAGACTCTTAAAGACACCAAAGACCAACCTCAGCTACCACCACAATCGCCACCGTCTGACCTTCTCAGCATATGA
- the LOC141723408 gene encoding uncharacterized protein LOC141723408 isoform X2 yields the protein MPFFLLLFFLLHSVTGKPLPEYKALLSLKSSISDDPQASLSSWNISTSHCTWSGVTCDSRRHVISLDISNFNLTGTLSSDIGYLKNLVNLTVAANQLSGPIPTNISLLTNLKLLNLSNNVFNDSFPTQICKTLQFLEILDLYNNNLTGDLPVDVYLLSNLRHLHLGGNFFSGTIPPEYGQFPFLEYLAVSGNELTGAITPEIGNISTLQHLYIGYYNNYSGGLPPEIGNLSKLIRFDAANCGLSGEVPPEIGRLQNLDTLFLQVNELSGSLTAELGGLKNLKSMDLSNNMFTGEIPATFSNLKNLTLLNLFRNKLHGSIPDFIGELPELEVLQLWENNFTGSIPQSLGKNSRLQILDLSSNKLTGTLPPLMCSGNKLETLITLGNFLFGPIPESLGECESLSRIRMGENYLNGSIPKGLLSLPQLSQVELQDNLLSGGFPETNSISASLGQISLSNNHLTGALPASIGNFSGVQKLLLDGNRFSGQIPAEIGKLQQLSKIDLSHNTFSGEIAKEISQCGLLTFVDLSRNELSGQIPTEITAIIKARSLKKASDARAWKLTAFQRLDFTCDDVLDSLKEDNIIGKGGAGIVYKGVMPNNEPVAVKRLPVMSRGSSHDHGFNAEIKTLGRIRHRHIVRLLGFCSNHETNLLVYEYMPNGSLGEMLHGKKGGHLHWDNRYKIAIESAKGLCYLHHDCSPLILHRDVKSNNILLDSNFEAHVADFGLAKFLQDSGTSECMSAIAGSYGYIAPEYAYTLKVDEKSDVYSFGVVLLELVSGKKPVGEFGDGVDIVQWVRMMTNGNKEGVLEILDKRLPTVPIHEVMHVFYVAMLCVEEQAVERPTMREVVQILTELPKPPNSKQGDANITDSPPPAAALETLKDTKDQPQLPPQSPPSDLLSI from the exons ATGCCATTCTTTCTCCTCCTCTTCTTCCTCCTCCACTCCGTCACCGGAAAGCCACTACCGGAATACAAAGCACTTCTCTCTCTAAAATCATCCATTTCAGACGACCCACAAGCCTCTCTCTCATCCTGGAATATCTCCACTTCTCACTGCACTTGGTCTGGCGTCACTTGTGACTCTCGTCGCCACGTCATCTCTCTAGACATTTCCAACTTTAATCTAACAGGAACTCTATCTTCCGACATAGGTTATCTCAAAAACCTAGTTAATCTCACCGTCGCCGCCAACCAACTCTCCGGTCCCATCCCGACAAACATTTCGCTTCTTACAAATCTTAAACTACTTAATCTCTCTAACAACGTGTTTAATGACTCGTTTCCGACACAGATTTGTAAAACTCTACAGTTTCTTGAGATTCTCGACTTGTATAACAACAACTTAACTGGTGATCTCCCAGTTGATGTTTACTTACTGTCTAATCTCCGACATCTACATCTCGGTGGAAACTTCTTTTCCGGCACAATCCCGCCGGAATACGGCCAGTTTCCGTTTCTCGAATACTTAGCCGTCTCGGGAAATGAGCTCACCGGAGCTATCACGCCGGAAATCGGAAACATTTCCACGCTCCAACATCTTTACATCGGCTACTACAACAACTATTCCGGTGGTTTGCCGCCGGAAATCGGAAACTTGTCAAAACTCATCAGATTCGATGCAGCAAACTGTGGACTTTCCGGCGAAGTACCTCCGGAGATCGGAAGGCTTCAGAACTTAGACACATTGTTTCTTCAAGTTAACGAGCTTTCGGGCAGTTTAACAGCTGAGCTTGGTGGCCTTAAAAATCTCAAGTCCATGGATCTATCGAATAATATGTTTACTGGTGAAATACCAGCCACATTTTCGAATTTGAAGAACTTGACGCTGTTGAATTTGTTTCGAAACAAGCTTCACGGTTCGATTCCGGATTTTATCGGAGAGTTACCTGAACTAGAAGTTTTACAGTTGTGGGAGAATAATTTTACTGGAAGTATACCACAGAGTTTGGGGAAGAATTCGAGACTTCAAATTCTCGATTTGTCTTCGAATAAATTGACTGGAACACTTCCACCATTGATGTGTTCTGGTAATAAGTTGGAGACATTGATTACTCTTGGTAACTTCTTGTTTGGGCCTATTCCGGAATCACTGGGTGAATGCGAGTCGTTGAGTAGGATTAGAATGGGTGAGAATTACCTCAATGGTTCTATTCCGAAAGGGCTTTTGAGTTTGCCTCAGCTTTCGCAAGTTGAGCTTCAGGACAATCTTTTGTCTGGTGGATTTCCGGAGACTAATTCCATTTCGGCTAGTCTTGGACAGATTAGCTTGTCGAATAATCATCTCACTGGAGCTTTACCGGCTAGTATTGGTAATTTTTCTGGGGTTCAGAAGCTTTTGTTGGATGGTAACAGGTTTTCGGGTCAGATTCCTGCTGAGATTGGGAAGCTGCAGCAGTtatccaagattgatttgagtCATAATACTTTCTCGGGAGAGATTGCGAAAGAGATCAGTCAATGTGGTTTATTGACATTTGTTGATCTGAGTAGGAACGAGCTTTCCGGACAGATTCCAACTGAGATTACAG CTATTATTAAGGCCAGATCATTAAAGAAAGCAAGTGATGCTCGTGCATGGAAGCTTACTGCTTTCCAACGCTTGGACTTCACATGTGATGATGTTCTTGATAGCTTAAAGGAGGATAACATCATAGGGAAAGGAGGTGCTGGTATTGTTTACAAGGGGGTTATGCCAAACAATGAACCTGTTGCAGTGAAAAGGTTGCCTGTGATGAGTCGTGGATCTTCCCATGATCATGGTTTTAATGCTGAGATAAAAACTCTTGGGAGGATTAGGCACAGGCACATTGTTAGGTTGTTGGGTTTCTGTTCtaaccatgagactaatctatTGGTCTATGAGTATATGCCTAATGGCAGTCTGGGGGAGATGCTCCATGGCAAGAAAGGGGGGCATTTACATTGGGATAATAGGTACAAGATTGCAATAGAGTCTGCAAAGGGACTGTGTTATCTTCACCATGATTGCTCACCATTAATTCTGCACCGTGATGTGAAATCAAACAACATCCTTCTGGACTCAAACTTTGAAGCTCATGTAGCTGATTTTGGGCTTGCCAAATTCTTGCAAGATTCGGGGACCTCAGAGTGCATGTCTGCTATTGCCGGTTCATATGGATACATCGCGCCAG AATATGCCTACACACTCAAGGTTGACGAGAAGAGTGATGTTTACAGCTTTGGTGTAGTTCTTTTAGAACTTGTTAGTGGCAAAAAACCAGTTGGGGAGTTCGGAGATGGTGTTGACATTGTCCAATGGGTTAGAATGATGACCAACGGAAACAAGGAAGGAGTGCTGGAGATCCTAGACAAGAGACTTCCCACAGTTCCCATTCATGAAGTGATGCATGTATTCTACGTAGCAATGCTGTGTGTTGAAGAGCAGGCTGTGGAACGTCCAACAATGCGCGAAGTAGTTCAAATTCTAACAGAGCTCCCAAAGCCACCTAACTCAAAACAGGGAGATGCAAACATCACCGACTCTCCCCCTCCAGCAGCTGCCTTGGAGACTCTTAAAGACACCAAAGACCAACCTCAGCTACCACCACAATCGCCACCGTCTGACCTTCTCAGCATATGA
- the LOC141723412 gene encoding cytochrome c oxidase subunit 6a, mitochondrial isoform X1, protein MASAMVRSGVFAALRRAPKNSPAASKRTFSSSAGHDDAYETAKWEKITYAGIVGCTILGAINLSKGHPHSEDPPAYPYLHIRNKEFPWGPDGLFEVKHH, encoded by the exons ATGGCGTCGGCGATGGTGAGATCTGGCGTATTTGCAGCTCTGCGACGCGCTCCTAAAAATTCTCCGGCGGCTTCAAAAAGAACCTTTTCTTCATCTGCCGGCCACGATGATGCTT ATGAGACCGCAAAGTGGGAGAAGATTACCTATGCGGGTATTGTGGGTTGTACTATTTTAGGTGCTATTAATCTCTCAAAGGGTCATCCCCACAGTGAAGATCCCCCT GCTTACCCTTATTTGCACATCCGCAACAAGGAGTTTCCATGGG GTCCTGATGGCCTCTTTGAGGTTAAGCATCACTGA
- the LOC141723412 gene encoding cytochrome c oxidase subunit 6a, mitochondrial isoform X2 — MASAMVRSGVFAALRRAPKNSPAASKRTFSSSAGHDDAYETAKWEKITYAGIVGCTILGAINLSKGHPHSEDPPVLMASLRLSITDP; from the exons ATGGCGTCGGCGATGGTGAGATCTGGCGTATTTGCAGCTCTGCGACGCGCTCCTAAAAATTCTCCGGCGGCTTCAAAAAGAACCTTTTCTTCATCTGCCGGCCACGATGATGCTT ATGAGACCGCAAAGTGGGAGAAGATTACCTATGCGGGTATTGTGGGTTGTACTATTTTAGGTGCTATTAATCTCTCAAAGGGTCATCCCCACAGTGAAGATCCCCCT GTCCTGATGGCCTCTTTGAGGTTAAGCATCACTGATCCTTGA